A portion of the Myxococcales bacterium genome contains these proteins:
- a CDS encoding trypsin-like serine protease has translation MLRNLRNSLLSASLLSLLAPLAACSAGDAASEEVDEDNGALLGGTESTAEDDAVFALYRRGEPWCAATLIAPNVLLTALHCVADLDTSGPQPMVGARLMPQELSVHFGNKPSANRAAIVSRIVVPDAVEKAQGPVPLRSIDIAALYVQPIDASFAQVKPRTVSQKPSQGDSTVRVVGYTTVARDPFGFFTQLRRERRDGVYVWAGAQERSLVQAVLEDGRSFYWRYRAAELTTEVVACGSDSGGPAFDLAGNLVGIVAGVVGECAQGSLSVFTDVASQAPFLQKLLGGTSQLCLTDAQCGAAASGRVCDAKTNRCMLGCRVGSNQCGAGTTCSVQGQPVGTLGICRGPNGAGPSDPLYNQGPYTAPEAAKCPGDPLCPQTPGTRECQVDAECKGQVGAKPRVCDIPRGRCLDGCRVAAQGMCSAGQACGASADDPNIGLCQAAQTPPPVANTPPASPPTIQSEPPAAGEHPDAIVGPGGESGDAGPKKKKKSKAAGDDGGCSVSQSGAPAPAGFAVALGLALALASRRRARR, from the coding sequence ATGCTCCGCAACCTCCGCAACTCGCTCCTCTCCGCATCCCTCCTCTCGCTGCTTGCGCCACTCGCCGCTTGCAGCGCTGGTGACGCCGCCTCGGAAGAGGTCGACGAAGACAACGGCGCCCTACTCGGCGGCACCGAATCGACCGCCGAGGACGACGCTGTCTTCGCGCTCTATCGGCGCGGCGAACCCTGGTGCGCCGCGACGCTCATCGCGCCGAACGTGCTCCTGACGGCGCTCCACTGCGTCGCCGATCTGGACACGAGCGGACCGCAGCCGATGGTCGGTGCGCGCCTTATGCCGCAGGAGCTCTCGGTGCACTTCGGCAACAAGCCGAGCGCCAATCGCGCCGCCATCGTGTCGCGGATCGTCGTCCCCGACGCCGTCGAGAAGGCTCAAGGCCCCGTGCCGCTTCGCTCCATCGACATCGCGGCGCTCTACGTTCAGCCCATCGACGCGAGCTTCGCGCAGGTCAAGCCGCGCACCGTTTCTCAGAAGCCCTCGCAAGGTGACTCCACCGTTCGTGTCGTTGGCTACACGACCGTCGCGCGCGACCCCTTTGGCTTCTTCACCCAGCTTCGCCGCGAACGTCGCGACGGCGTCTACGTCTGGGCTGGCGCCCAAGAACGCTCCCTCGTGCAGGCGGTCCTCGAGGACGGTCGCTCGTTCTACTGGCGCTATCGCGCCGCCGAGCTGACGACCGAGGTCGTCGCCTGCGGCAGCGACAGCGGCGGACCCGCCTTCGACCTCGCGGGCAACCTCGTCGGCATCGTTGCCGGCGTCGTCGGGGAGTGCGCGCAAGGCTCGCTGTCGGTGTTCACCGACGTCGCGTCGCAGGCGCCGTTCCTCCAGAAGCTCCTCGGCGGGACGTCGCAGCTCTGTCTGACGGACGCGCAGTGCGGCGCCGCGGCCTCCGGTCGTGTCTGCGACGCGAAGACCAACCGGTGCATGCTCGGTTGCCGAGTTGGTTCCAATCAGTGCGGTGCCGGCACCACCTGCTCGGTCCAGGGGCAACCGGTGGGTACGCTCGGCATCTGTCGCGGCCCGAACGGAGCCGGTCCCAGCGACCCGCTCTACAACCAAGGGCCCTACACGGCGCCGGAAGCGGCCAAGTGCCCCGGCGACCCCCTCTGCCCGCAGACGCCCGGCACGCGCGAGTGTCAGGTCGATGCAGAATGCAAGGGACAGGTCGGCGCGAAGCCGCGCGTCTGCGACATCCCGCGCGGCCGTTGCCTCGACGGTTGTCGCGTGGCGGCCCAAGGCATGTGCAGCGCGGGCCAGGCGTGCGGCGCATCGGCCGACGATCCGAACATCGGCCTTTGCCAGGCGGCCCAGACGCCTCCGCCAGTGGCGAACACGCCCCCCGCTTCGCCGCCCACCATTCAATCGGAGCCGCCCGCAGCGGGCGAACACCCCGACGCGATCGTCGGTCCCGGTGGCGAGAGCGGCGACGCGGGCCCGAAGAAGAAGAAGAAGAGCAAGGCCGCCGGCGACGACGGCGGGTGCTCTGTTTCACAGAGTGGCGCGCCGGCGCCAGCGGGTTTTGCGGTCGCGCTTGGCCTCGCGCTGGCGCTCGCTAGCCGTCGCCGCGCACGGCGCTAG
- a CDS encoding SPFH domain-containing protein — protein sequence MPFAALAVVVVLAALAGLGALRTVAQGNVAVVTMFGRYRRLLYPGLNIVIPVVESVQRVISVQNRSVELAFQAITQDQANVYFKAMLLYSVLDQEERTILNVAFKFVDEQSFAQALSRTVEGAVRSFVATKKQSEILALRGEIVTAVKAYLDPSLESWGYHLIDLQINDIVFDQAVMESMARVVASQNMLAAAENEGKALLITKTRGAEADGNAIRISAEADRSAQQLRGQGIALFREEAARGMSLAAREMEQAGLSSSLILFQMWTEAMKHMAETGRGNVLFLDGSASGMEGTLKQMLALHASSANLAVPPSPRRT from the coding sequence ATGCCGTTCGCTGCTCTCGCCGTCGTCGTCGTGCTCGCTGCGCTTGCGGGGCTGGGCGCCCTGCGTACGGTGGCGCAAGGCAACGTCGCCGTCGTCACGATGTTCGGCCGCTACCGGCGGCTGCTCTACCCGGGCCTGAACATCGTGATTCCCGTCGTTGAAAGCGTGCAGCGCGTCATCTCGGTGCAGAACCGCTCCGTCGAGCTCGCCTTTCAGGCCATCACGCAGGACCAGGCCAACGTCTACTTCAAGGCGATGCTCCTCTACTCGGTGCTCGATCAAGAAGAGCGCACGATCCTCAACGTGGCCTTCAAGTTCGTCGACGAGCAGAGCTTCGCGCAGGCGCTCTCTCGCACCGTCGAAGGCGCCGTTCGCTCCTTCGTGGCCACCAAGAAGCAGTCGGAGATCTTGGCGTTGCGCGGCGAGATCGTGACCGCCGTGAAGGCCTACCTCGACCCGAGCCTCGAGTCCTGGGGCTACCACCTCATCGATTTGCAGATCAACGACATCGTCTTCGATCAGGCGGTCATGGAATCGATGGCGCGCGTCGTCGCCTCGCAGAACATGCTCGCGGCGGCCGAGAACGAGGGCAAAGCGCTCCTCATCACCAAGACCCGCGGCGCCGAGGCCGACGGCAACGCCATCCGTATCAGCGCGGAGGCGGACCGTTCGGCTCAGCAGCTTCGTGGTCAAGGCATCGCGCTCTTCCGCGAAGAGGCGGCCCGCGGCATGAGCCTCGCGGCACGCGAAATGGAGCAAGCGGGGCTGAGCTCGTCGCTCATTCTCTTTCAAATGTGGACCGAGGCGATGAAACACATGGCGGAGACGGGGCGCGGCAACGTCCTCTTCCTCGACGGCTCGGCCAGCGGCATGGAGGGAACGCTGAAGCAGATGCTCGCCCTCCACGCGTCGTCGGCCAATCTCGCGGTGCCGCCGTCTCCGCGGCGCACCTGA